A section of the Saccharopolyspora gregorii genome encodes:
- a CDS encoding GDP-mannose 4,6-dehydratase, whose protein sequence is MSRRALITGITGQDGSYLAEHLLAQGYQVWGLIRGQANPRKSRLSRLATDLSFVDGDLMDQGSLVSAVDLVQPHEVYNLGAISFVPMSWQQAELVTEVNGMGVLRMLEAIRIVSGLHGSGGSGGERIRFYQASSSEMFGKVAETPQSERTTFHPRSPYGVAKTYGHYITQNYRESYGVWGVSGILFNHESPRRGAEFVTRKISLAVAQIKLGLQDKLYLGNLEAVRDWGFAGDYVRAMHLMLQQDEPSDYVVGTGRMHSVRDAVRIAFDAAGLHWEDHVEIDPTLVRPAEVETLCADSGRARRELGWEPSVDFTELMTMMVEADLRQASRERDYAEVLSASSW, encoded by the coding sequence ATGTCCAGGCGAGCGCTGATCACCGGGATCACCGGGCAGGACGGTTCCTACCTGGCCGAGCACCTGCTCGCGCAGGGATACCAGGTGTGGGGCCTGATCCGGGGGCAGGCGAACCCGCGCAAGTCCCGGCTGAGCAGGCTGGCCACCGATCTGTCCTTCGTGGACGGTGATCTAATGGACCAGGGCAGCCTGGTCTCGGCGGTGGACCTGGTGCAACCGCACGAGGTCTACAACCTGGGCGCCATCTCGTTCGTGCCGATGTCCTGGCAGCAGGCGGAACTCGTCACCGAGGTGAACGGGATGGGCGTGCTGCGGATGCTGGAGGCGATCCGCATCGTCAGCGGCCTGCACGGTTCCGGTGGTTCCGGCGGGGAACGCATCCGGTTCTACCAGGCGTCGTCCTCGGAGATGTTCGGCAAGGTCGCCGAGACGCCGCAGAGCGAGCGCACCACCTTCCACCCGCGCAGCCCGTACGGCGTCGCCAAGACCTACGGGCACTACATCACGCAGAACTACCGCGAGTCCTACGGCGTGTGGGGCGTGTCCGGCATCCTGTTCAACCACGAATCACCGCGCCGCGGCGCCGAATTCGTCACCCGCAAGATCTCGCTGGCCGTCGCGCAGATCAAGCTCGGCCTGCAGGACAAGCTCTACCTCGGCAACCTGGAGGCGGTGCGGGACTGGGGATTCGCCGGGGACTACGTGCGCGCGATGCACCTGATGCTCCAGCAGGACGAGCCGTCCGACTACGTCGTCGGGACCGGCCGGATGCACTCGGTGCGGGACGCGGTGCGCATCGCCTTCGACGCGGCGGGCCTGCACTGGGAGGACCACGTCGAGATCGATCCGACGCTGGTGCGCCCCGCCGAGGTCGAGACGCTGTGCGCCGATTCCGGGCGGGCGCGCCGGGAACTGGGCTGGGAACCGAGCGTCGACTTCACCGAGCTGATGACGATGATGGTCGAGGCCGACCTGCGGCAGGCCTCCCGCGAGCGCGACTACGCCGAGGTGCTCTCCGCGTCCAGCTGGTGA